In a single window of the Tellurirhabdus bombi genome:
- a CDS encoding HlyD family efflux transporter periplasmic adaptor subunit produces the protein MNDADLSDSLISYLPRVSVRSQLIYITVLSVITIALLALPFIYVDVSVQSSGLVRPISERSEIKATTGAIIEEVLVREWQPVQKGQPLFRLQSETINTRQRLLDQQKTEKVSFINDLDQLTKKPWQTVSRLESPLYRQQYAQFRAVVEESWNAQEKLKRVFETNKLLYSQKVIPRLEYEDALYAHKAALARYNSLVQQQRSYWQTDLTQHRQGLKGLEAELKQVQEQQALYTLKAPVNGTASQLAGRYAGSYVQPGDVLAIVSPDSTLVIEAYVSPKDIGLVQVGQPVRLQVDAFDYNQWGMLTGKVLDIANDFTLSNESPVFKVRCQLDQNYLALSNGYRGQLKKGMTVQARFQVTRRSLFQLLYDKADDWLNPSNSASQSQLATSN, from the coding sequence ATGAACGATGCCGATCTTTCCGATAGCCTGATATCCTACTTGCCCCGCGTTAGTGTGCGGAGTCAACTTATATACATTACCGTCCTGTCGGTCATTACCATCGCTTTGCTGGCCTTGCCTTTTATTTATGTGGATGTCTCGGTGCAGTCCAGCGGCTTAGTGCGGCCTATTTCTGAACGAAGTGAGATAAAAGCCACCACGGGCGCCATCATTGAAGAAGTGCTGGTACGCGAGTGGCAACCCGTGCAGAAAGGCCAGCCTCTTTTTCGGCTTCAGTCGGAAACCATCAATACCCGACAGCGCCTACTCGATCAGCAAAAGACCGAAAAGGTAAGCTTTATCAATGACTTAGATCAATTGACGAAAAAGCCCTGGCAGACCGTAAGCCGACTGGAGTCTCCTTTGTACCGGCAGCAATACGCTCAGTTTCGGGCAGTTGTCGAAGAAAGCTGGAATGCTCAGGAAAAGCTCAAACGCGTTTTTGAAACCAACAAGCTGCTTTATAGCCAGAAAGTTATTCCGCGTCTCGAATATGAAGATGCGTTATATGCGCATAAGGCCGCCCTGGCCCGGTATAACTCGCTCGTTCAGCAGCAACGCAGCTATTGGCAGACGGATCTGACTCAACACCGGCAAGGACTCAAAGGACTGGAAGCCGAATTGAAGCAGGTGCAGGAACAACAGGCCCTGTATACCCTCAAAGCCCCCGTCAACGGAACGGCCAGCCAGTTAGCCGGTCGCTACGCAGGCAGTTACGTCCAGCCGGGTGATGTGCTTGCCATTGTCTCCCCTGACTCGACCCTAGTTATTGAAGCCTATGTTTCGCCCAAAGACATTGGTTTGGTACAGGTAGGCCAGCCGGTGCGGTTGCAGGTTGATGCGTTTGACTATAACCAGTGGGGTATGCTGACGGGCAAGGTTCTCGACATCGCCAATGACTTTACCTTATCCAACGAATCTCCGGTTTTCAAAGTCCGCTGCCAATTGGACCAAAATTATCTGGCCTTATCAAATGGCTATCGGGGCCAGCTAAAGAAAGGAATGACGGTTCAGGCCCGGTTTCAGGTAACCCGTCGGTCGTTGTTTCAACTCCTGTACGACAAAGCTGATGACTGGCTAAACCCAAGTAACTCCGCCAGCCAGAGCCAGTTAGCAACCAGCAATTAG
- a CDS encoding helix-turn-helix domain-containing protein: MRVLSEKFRRLRQLFGYSQEYVAFNIGITQPAYCKWESGQTSPSIDKLQDLAKLYQVTVGELLNDNDLEMIKKLMADEHFAEKLLGMGPVS; encoded by the coding sequence ATGCGTGTCTTATCTGAAAAATTTCGTCGGCTGCGTCAACTGTTTGGTTATTCGCAAGAATACGTAGCATTCAATATCGGTATTACCCAACCAGCTTATTGCAAATGGGAAAGTGGCCAAACCAGTCCATCGATCGATAAATTACAGGATCTGGCCAAATTATATCAAGTTACTGTCGGCGAGCTACTGAACGACAATGATCTGGAGATGATTAAAAAGCTTATGGCGGATGAGCATTTTGCGGAAAAGCTCCTGGGAATGGGGCCCGTTAGTTGA
- a CDS encoding L-ribulose-5-phosphate 4-epimerase, whose protein sequence is MSAYKTLKEEVYEANMEIPKQKLAIYTFGNVSGIDRQAGIVAIKPSGIPYDELKPEDIVLVDLDNKLVEGGMRPSSDTKTHTLLYRHFGHIGGICHTHSTYAVAWAQAMRELPNLGTTHADHLVASVPVTEVMSDEMIQGDYEHETGNQILNVFRDQNLSPEEVEMVLVACHGPFTWGKTPAKAVYNATVLEEIAKMGYLTLTINPDTPRIKQSLIDKHFFRKHGKDAYYGQGC, encoded by the coding sequence ATGAGTGCCTATAAAACCTTGAAAGAAGAAGTATATGAAGCCAATATGGAAATTCCAAAGCAGAAATTGGCCATCTATACTTTTGGAAATGTAAGCGGAATTGATCGGCAGGCGGGTATCGTCGCTATCAAGCCTAGCGGTATTCCCTATGATGAATTGAAGCCAGAAGATATTGTTCTGGTAGATCTTGATAATAAGCTGGTTGAAGGAGGGATGCGGCCTTCATCGGATACCAAAACACATACGCTGCTGTACCGCCATTTTGGTCATATTGGTGGGATTTGCCACACGCATTCCACCTACGCGGTCGCCTGGGCGCAGGCCATGCGTGAGCTACCCAATCTGGGAACGACCCACGCCGATCACTTGGTTGCTTCGGTTCCCGTGACAGAAGTAATGTCCGATGAAATGATTCAGGGCGATTACGAACACGAAACCGGAAACCAGATTTTGAACGTATTTCGGGATCAGAACCTATCGCCTGAAGAAGTAGAAATGGTGCTGGTTGCCTGCCACGGGCCTTTTACCTGGGGAAAAACACCCGCCAAAGCCGTGTATAACGCTACGGTGTTGGAGGAGATTGCCAAAATGGGCTACCTGACGCTGACCATCAACCCCGACACGCCGCGCATCAAACAAAGCCTGATTGACAAGCATTTTTTCCGCAAACACGGCAAAGATGCTTATTACGGTCAAGGTTGCTAA
- a CDS encoding peptidase domain-containing ABC transporter, with product MTSRTKIKQRDITDCGAACLASVAAHYRLLLPVARIRQLAATDQKGTNVLGMIEAAQKLGFQAKGVKASFESLPKLPLPVIAHVTLRDRALHHYVVIFKITPQHVVVMDPADGQLHKKTHDEFKAEWTGLLVLLVPDETFKVGNEKKSVLQRFWQLLQPHRAVMGQALFGAMIYTILGLSSAIYVQKIVDNVLVNGNRNLLNLLSLIMIGLLLIQLFINATKSFFSLKTGQRIDAALILGYYKHLMTLPQSFFDTMRVGEIISRINDAVKIRVFINDIAMALIVNVLIVFFSFGLMFTYYWKLAVILLLVVPLYAGVYWLFNQFNKQYQRKLMENYADLEAQLVESLNAMPTIKRFGLEHYASQKTETRFVRLLKTIFQTGTGGIYAGNASEFITRLFTIILLWVGAGFVLQNELTPGELLSFYALIGYFTGPASSLIGANKSIQEALIAADRLFEIMDLERDSNENKVQLEPRMVGDIRFQDVTFRYGTRAPVFENLTLTMPKGKITAIVGESGSGKSTLLSLMQGLYPLQSGSIHIGEYDLKHLHADSLRRVVSVVPQKIDLFSGNIIENIAIGEAEPEMERILAICQQLGITDFIEKMPDGFKTQLGENGATLSGGQRQRLAIARAIYRNPEILVLDEATSALDSTSEQFVQRTIQQLRKEGKTILIIAHRLSTVRKADKIVVLEQGRLVEEGKHTELLQNGKVYSNFWQQQTEVA from the coding sequence ATGACATCTCGCACCAAAATAAAACAACGTGATATTACCGACTGCGGAGCCGCCTGTCTGGCTTCGGTAGCCGCGCACTATCGCCTGCTCCTGCCTGTGGCCCGCATTCGCCAGCTGGCGGCTACGGATCAAAAGGGGACCAACGTACTCGGCATGATCGAAGCGGCGCAGAAACTGGGTTTTCAGGCAAAAGGCGTCAAAGCTTCCTTTGAAAGCCTGCCTAAACTGCCTTTGCCGGTTATTGCCCACGTTACCCTTCGCGACCGCGCCTTGCATCACTATGTGGTCATTTTCAAGATTACGCCCCAGCACGTCGTGGTGATGGATCCGGCGGACGGGCAACTGCACAAGAAAACGCACGATGAGTTTAAAGCGGAATGGACCGGGTTGCTGGTCCTGCTGGTTCCAGACGAAACCTTCAAGGTCGGGAATGAGAAAAAATCGGTGCTGCAACGGTTCTGGCAGTTGCTACAACCCCATAGGGCGGTGATGGGCCAGGCGCTGTTTGGGGCCATGATTTATACTATCCTGGGGCTTTCTTCGGCCATTTATGTGCAGAAAATAGTGGATAATGTGCTGGTTAACGGCAACCGAAATTTACTTAATCTGCTCAGCCTGATCATGATTGGGCTGCTTTTGATCCAGCTTTTCATCAATGCGACCAAAAGTTTTTTCAGTTTGAAGACCGGACAGCGCATTGACGCCGCCCTGATTTTGGGATATTACAAACACCTCATGACGCTCCCGCAGTCGTTTTTCGACACGATGCGCGTTGGAGAAATTATCTCCCGGATAAACGATGCGGTTAAAATTCGTGTGTTCATCAATGACATTGCCATGGCACTCATTGTCAATGTATTGATTGTCTTTTTCTCTTTCGGGCTGATGTTTACCTATTACTGGAAACTGGCCGTCATTTTACTTTTGGTCGTCCCCCTTTACGCGGGCGTATACTGGCTTTTCAACCAGTTCAATAAGCAATACCAGCGTAAACTGATGGAGAACTACGCGGACCTGGAAGCCCAATTGGTTGAATCGCTGAATGCAATGCCGACCATCAAACGTTTTGGTTTGGAACATTATGCCAGCCAGAAAACAGAGACCCGGTTCGTGCGTTTGTTAAAAACCATTTTTCAAACCGGTACGGGTGGTATTTACGCCGGTAATGCGTCGGAGTTCATCACGCGTTTGTTTACCATCATTTTGCTGTGGGTTGGGGCGGGATTTGTCTTACAGAATGAATTGACGCCGGGGGAACTGCTTTCTTTCTACGCGCTGATCGGGTATTTCACGGGTCCTGCCAGTAGCCTGATCGGTGCAAACAAAAGCATTCAGGAAGCCTTGATCGCTGCCGACCGTTTGTTCGAAATCATGGATCTGGAACGGGACTCCAACGAAAATAAAGTCCAGTTAGAGCCAAGAATGGTTGGCGATATTCGATTTCAGGACGTTACTTTCCGGTACGGCACCCGCGCTCCGGTTTTCGAAAACCTGACCCTTACCATGCCCAAAGGCAAAATTACGGCGATTGTTGGGGAAAGCGGCTCAGGCAAATCCACCCTACTTTCGCTCATGCAAGGCCTTTATCCACTGCAAAGTGGCAGTATTCACATTGGGGAATATGACCTCAAACACCTGCATGCCGATAGCCTCCGGCGAGTTGTCAGCGTTGTTCCGCAAAAAATCGACTTGTTTTCGGGAAATATTATTGAAAATATAGCCATTGGCGAAGCTGAACCAGAGATGGAGCGAATCCTGGCGATCTGTCAGCAATTAGGAATTACCGATTTTATCGAGAAAATGCCCGACGGTTTCAAAACCCAATTGGGCGAAAACGGAGCTACCTTGTCGGGTGGCCAGCGGCAACGGCTCGCCATTGCGCGGGCCATTTACCGCAACCCGGAAATTCTGGTTTTGGACGAAGCTACCTCCGCGCTGGATTCCACCTCCGAACAATTTGTGCAACGCACAATCCAGCAGCTTCGCAAGGAAGGCAAGACCATTTTGATCATTGCCCACCGACTCAGCACGGTCCGGAAAGCGGATAAGATTGTTGTTCTGGAACAGGGACGGCTTGTCGAGGAAGGCAAACACACCGAATTGCTTCAGAACGGAAAAGTGTATTCCAACTTCTGGCAACAACAAACCGAAGTCGCCTAA
- the araA gene encoding L-arabinose isomerase: protein MISLDHLEAWFVTGSQHLYGEEALKQVAEHSQVIVKALNDSAAIPVKIVFKSVLTGPEEIYRLALEANSSSNCIGLITWMHTFSPAKMWINGLKVLRKPLLHLHTQFNRDIPWGEIDMDFMNLNQSAHGDREFGFINARLRLDRKVVVGHWEDPEVHERLNVWARVACGWHDLQGARFARFGDNMREVAVTEGDKVEAQIKFGYSVHGYGVGDLVAYVNQITDAAIDTLVDEYEQRYQVAAELRKSGARHSSLRDAAKIELGMRGFLEDNRIKGFTDTFEDLHGLAQLPGIASQRLMADGYGFGGEGDWKTAALGRAVKVMGVGLPGGSSFMEDYTYHLSPNGQRVLGAHMLEIDESIAEGKPSCEIHPLSIGGKEDPVRLVFNVAPGAAINASVIDMGNRFRLLVNEVEAVPTEQELPKLPVARVLWDAKPNLKVAAAAWIYAGGAHHTVFSKAITSEYMEDFADIAGIEYVLINEDTKIAQLKQELRWSEVYYQIKG, encoded by the coding sequence ATGATTTCTCTTGATCACTTGGAAGCCTGGTTTGTGACGGGTAGCCAGCATTTATACGGGGAGGAAGCCTTGAAGCAAGTCGCTGAGCACTCTCAAGTTATTGTTAAAGCCCTCAATGATTCTGCCGCTATTCCGGTAAAAATTGTTTTCAAGTCCGTACTTACTGGCCCGGAAGAAATCTACCGGCTTGCGCTGGAAGCTAACAGCTCCTCAAATTGCATCGGGCTGATTACCTGGATGCACACCTTCTCACCGGCCAAGATGTGGATCAACGGTCTAAAAGTACTGCGTAAGCCGCTGTTGCACCTGCACACCCAGTTCAACCGCGATATTCCCTGGGGCGAAATCGACATGGACTTCATGAACCTGAACCAATCAGCACACGGTGATCGGGAGTTTGGTTTTATCAACGCACGGCTTCGGCTGGACCGCAAAGTTGTCGTTGGCCACTGGGAAGACCCGGAGGTGCACGAGCGCTTAAACGTTTGGGCGCGGGTTGCCTGTGGCTGGCATGATCTTCAGGGCGCCCGCTTTGCCCGCTTTGGCGACAACATGCGCGAAGTGGCAGTAACGGAAGGCGACAAAGTAGAAGCACAGATTAAGTTCGGGTATTCCGTACACGGCTACGGCGTCGGCGACCTGGTAGCTTACGTTAACCAAATTACAGATGCGGCGATTGACACGCTGGTGGATGAATACGAACAGCGCTATCAGGTAGCAGCTGAATTACGGAAATCAGGTGCACGGCACAGTTCGTTGCGCGACGCGGCGAAGATCGAACTTGGCATGCGCGGTTTTCTGGAAGACAATCGGATCAAAGGCTTTACCGATACATTCGAAGATTTACACGGGCTGGCGCAATTGCCCGGAATCGCTTCGCAACGCCTGATGGCCGACGGCTACGGCTTCGGCGGGGAAGGCGACTGGAAAACCGCCGCGCTGGGGCGGGCCGTCAAAGTGATGGGCGTAGGGCTGCCGGGTGGTAGCTCGTTCATGGAAGATTATACTTACCATCTCTCGCCCAACGGCCAGCGCGTACTGGGCGCTCACATGCTCGAAATTGACGAGTCGATTGCTGAGGGTAAACCTTCCTGCGAGATTCATCCGTTGTCGATTGGCGGCAAAGAAGATCCCGTTCGGTTGGTATTTAATGTAGCGCCGGGGGCGGCCATCAACGCCTCGGTTATCGACATGGGAAATCGTTTCCGGTTACTGGTCAATGAAGTAGAGGCCGTTCCGACGGAGCAGGAACTGCCCAAACTGCCGGTCGCTCGCGTGTTGTGGGATGCCAAACCAAATCTGAAAGTGGCCGCCGCTGCCTGGATTTACGCGGGTGGTGCCCACCACACTGTTTTCAGCAAGGCCATCACGTCGGAATACATGGAAGATTTTGCCGACATAGCGGGTATCGAATACGTCCTGATCAACGAGGATACGAAAATTGCCCAGTTGAAGCAGGAATTGCGCTGGAGCGAAGTTTATTATCAGATTAAAGGCTAA
- a CDS encoding anhydro-N-acetylmuramic acid kinase, with protein MNKNIQRLAEVAGQDERRIIGLMSGTSMDGLDVALCRIKGGGNKTQVALTHFDTIPYTDEVKAEIRKVFAKKEIDFQQLCLLNPWIGQLHGQMVLDCLKRWNLTAADVDLIASHGQTVFHAPKLQHQLAKFSNATLQVGDGDHVAVTTGIITLSDFRQKHIAKGGEGAPLAVYGDYFIFSKEGENRLMLNLGGIANFTYLPANLSASEVFTTDTGPGNTLIDVFARRFFDQPYDVDGAIAARGKVNLELLHILKKDPFFSAPVPKTTGPELFSIDYIRLAQQRSRTTSLTAEDLMATLTRFSAETIAEAVLKVLKPGEIYHVYMSGGGMHNPVLTGSIRELLPNCHFSTSDELGISGDAKEAVLFAVLANEAMVGGTTSFGDRQGVPTVSMGKISFPD; from the coding sequence ATGAATAAGAATATACAACGACTGGCTGAAGTGGCTGGTCAGGATGAACGACGTATTATTGGCCTGATGTCGGGCACCTCAATGGATGGGCTGGACGTTGCGCTTTGTCGGATTAAGGGCGGTGGCAACAAGACGCAGGTTGCGCTGACTCATTTTGATACCATTCCGTATACCGACGAGGTCAAAGCAGAGATCCGAAAAGTATTCGCTAAAAAAGAAATTGATTTTCAGCAGCTTTGCTTGCTCAATCCGTGGATTGGCCAACTGCACGGTCAAATGGTTCTGGACTGCCTGAAGCGTTGGAACCTAACTGCTGCTGATGTGGATTTGATTGCCAGTCATGGGCAGACCGTTTTTCACGCGCCGAAACTCCAGCACCAGCTCGCTAAATTTTCGAATGCGACGTTGCAAGTTGGGGATGGTGACCACGTAGCTGTCACAACCGGCATCATCACGTTGAGCGATTTTCGGCAGAAGCACATCGCAAAAGGCGGCGAAGGAGCGCCATTGGCCGTCTATGGTGACTATTTTATCTTTTCGAAAGAAGGAGAAAACCGGCTGATGCTTAACCTGGGCGGCATTGCCAATTTTACGTATTTACCGGCCAACTTAAGTGCGAGTGAGGTATTTACAACCGATACGGGGCCTGGTAATACGCTAATTGACGTGTTCGCACGGCGTTTTTTTGATCAGCCCTATGATGTTGACGGAGCCATTGCAGCGCGGGGAAAAGTAAACCTGGAGTTGCTTCACATTTTGAAAAAAGACCCGTTTTTTAGCGCCCCAGTGCCAAAAACGACGGGGCCGGAGCTGTTTAGCATTGACTATATCCGCCTGGCTCAGCAACGCAGCCGAACCACTTCTCTAACAGCCGAAGACCTTATGGCTACGCTGACTCGTTTCAGCGCCGAAACCATTGCCGAGGCTGTTTTGAAAGTATTGAAGCCGGGTGAAATCTATCACGTGTACATGAGTGGTGGCGGGATGCACAATCCAGTGTTGACGGGCTCGATTCGGGAGTTGCTGCCTAATTGCCATTTCTCTACCTCCGACGAACTCGGGATTTCTGGTGATGCGAAAGAAGCTGTTCTGTTTGCGGTTCTGGCGAATGAGGCCATGGTTGGCGGTACTACTTCTTTTGGCGACCGGCAGGGCGTTCCGACAGTTAGTATGGGTAAAATTTCGTTTCCAGATTAA
- the lhgO gene encoding L-2-hydroxyglutarate oxidase produces the protein MTDILIIGGGIVGLATALQIKQQRPNLTVTVLEKETAVARHQTGHNSGVIHSGLYYKPGSLKALNCIRGYNLLIDFCEKENIPYELCGKIVVATSPQQVPLLNNLYERGLQNGLTGLRKITPGEMREIEPHVAGVEGIQVPQTGIIDYTTVCEKYAQKFRELGGDIRFGEKVTSITPGNTLSVVVTERGTYETKLVVNCAGLYSDKIAQMTQRDEINLRIVPFRGEYYKIKPAKQYLVKHLIYPVPDPNFPFLGVHFTRMVGGGVEAGPNAVLAFQREGYRMSDINLKELYETLSWPGFQKVAGKYWQTGLGEYYRSFSKAAFTKALQELIPAIQEDDLEEGGAGVRAQACDRTGGLLDDFAILESNRAINVCNAPSPAATSSLSIGLTVSEKVLERF, from the coding sequence ATGACTGATATTCTGATTATTGGCGGTGGAATTGTAGGGCTAGCCACGGCGTTGCAAATCAAACAGCAGCGTCCCAACCTAACCGTAACGGTACTCGAAAAAGAAACCGCCGTGGCCCGCCACCAGACAGGCCACAACAGCGGCGTAATTCATTCGGGATTGTATTACAAACCCGGAAGCCTGAAAGCCCTCAACTGCATCCGGGGGTATAACCTGCTGATTGATTTCTGCGAAAAAGAGAATATACCGTATGAATTGTGCGGAAAAATTGTGGTCGCTACCAGTCCGCAGCAAGTTCCCTTACTCAATAATCTGTATGAGCGGGGCTTGCAGAATGGACTGACGGGGCTACGGAAAATTACGCCCGGCGAAATGCGCGAAATTGAGCCACACGTGGCGGGTGTCGAAGGCATTCAGGTACCCCAAACCGGCATTATCGACTACACAACTGTTTGTGAAAAATACGCCCAAAAGTTCAGGGAACTGGGTGGCGACATTCGATTTGGCGAAAAAGTAACAAGTATTACGCCGGGAAATACGCTGTCCGTTGTTGTAACCGAACGCGGAACTTACGAAACAAAGCTGGTCGTCAATTGCGCGGGATTGTATTCGGATAAAATAGCCCAGATGACCCAACGGGACGAGATTAATCTGCGCATTGTTCCGTTTCGGGGGGAATACTATAAAATCAAACCGGCCAAGCAATACCTGGTTAAACACCTCATTTATCCCGTTCCTGATCCTAACTTCCCGTTCCTGGGCGTGCATTTTACGCGCATGGTAGGTGGTGGCGTCGAAGCGGGTCCGAATGCCGTGCTGGCGTTTCAGCGGGAAGGCTACCGCATGTCGGACATCAATTTGAAAGAGCTGTACGAAACCTTAAGCTGGCCGGGTTTCCAGAAAGTGGCGGGTAAATACTGGCAAACCGGTTTAGGCGAATACTACCGATCTTTCTCCAAAGCAGCATTCACGAAAGCGTTGCAGGAACTGATTCCGGCTATTCAGGAAGATGATCTGGAAGAAGGCGGTGCTGGCGTACGCGCGCAGGCCTGTGACCGTACCGGCGGGCTGCTCGACGACTTTGCTATTCTGGAAAGTAACCGCGCCATTAACGTTTGTAATGCTCCTTCGCCCGCAGCAACTTCTTCGCTGTCAATTGGTTTGACGGTGTCGGAGAAGGTGCTGGAGCGGTTCTAA
- a CDS encoding NUDIX hydrolase — protein sequence MMDATELYAPYSKHLVALDCIIFGFDQRGLQLLLVKRDFEPERGKWSLMGGFLNEKESIDEGSERILHALTGLTGVYMEQVYVYGDIHRDPVARTLSIAYFALIRTDQYDKELADQHNACWFPIAECPELIFDHDKMVEKALNRLRRRARTQPIGFELLPEKFTIPQLLQLYEAIYDHPLDQRNFSKKITSMEWLTKLAEKDKSSSRKGAFYYQFDHDRYEQLVAEGSTFNLK from the coding sequence ATGATGGATGCTACTGAATTATACGCGCCTTACTCCAAGCATTTAGTAGCTTTAGATTGCATTATTTTTGGTTTTGACCAGCGCGGGCTTCAGTTGCTGCTTGTCAAGCGGGATTTTGAACCGGAACGCGGGAAATGGTCGCTGATGGGTGGTTTTCTGAACGAAAAAGAAAGCATCGACGAAGGGTCAGAGCGTATTTTGCACGCCCTGACCGGCCTGACCGGAGTATACATGGAGCAAGTTTATGTGTATGGCGACATTCACCGCGATCCGGTTGCCCGAACCTTGTCGATTGCGTACTTCGCCCTGATTCGAACGGACCAGTATGATAAAGAGCTGGCCGATCAGCACAATGCCTGCTGGTTTCCCATTGCTGAATGCCCCGAGCTGATTTTTGACCATGACAAAATGGTTGAGAAGGCGCTAAACAGGTTGCGGCGCCGAGCTCGTACACAACCCATTGGTTTTGAGCTATTACCAGAAAAATTCACGATTCCGCAACTGCTTCAGCTTTACGAAGCGATTTACGATCACCCGCTAGACCAGCGCAATTTTAGCAAAAAAATAACGTCTATGGAATGGTTGACTAAACTGGCTGAAAAAGACAAAAGTTCTTCCCGAAAAGGGGCTTTTTACTACCAGTTTGACCATGATCGCTACGAACAGCTCGTGGCGGAAGGCAGTACGTTTAATTTGAAATAA
- a CDS encoding ribulokinase, translating to MSAYVIGVDFGTDSVRAVLVDAQTGEECSFGVHEYARWKQGAYCNPDASQFRQHPLDYLEGLENAIKGALASASSEVRNQVKGISVDTTGSTPGPVDEQGTPLALLPQFAENPNGMFILWKDHTANGEAEEINKLAHRWDVDYTKYVGGIYSSEWFWAKILRTLRVDDAIRQAAFSWVEHCDWISAVLTGNTNPLTLKRSRTAAGHKALWHEEFDGLPSEEFLTTLDPLLSGLRDRLFSKSYTSDEAMGTISAEWAEKLGLPTDVVIGVGSFDAHMGAVGANIESYSLVKVIGTSTCDMLMAPNEAVGHLLIRGICGQVDGSIVPGMLGMEAGQSAFGDLYAWFSRLVLGPVAELLTKQGKEELLPSLQASLIPHLAEHASKLAITEKDIVAIDWLNGRRTPDANHTLKGAIAGLNLGSDAARVFKSLVEATAYGARRIAERFVEEGVPIQQVIAIGGVARKSSYVMQTLADVMNVPIKVAESDQCCARGAAVCAAVASGIYPTFAEAQQAMASPFDAVYEPRPEIAAVYEKLYQRYLELGAFIEQNQASVTAKPSPTLNA from the coding sequence ATGTCTGCTTATGTCATTGGCGTCGATTTCGGTACTGATTCCGTTCGGGCGGTTTTAGTCGATGCCCAAACCGGTGAAGAATGCTCTTTTGGAGTGCATGAATATGCCCGCTGGAAACAAGGCGCTTACTGCAATCCGGATGCTTCCCAATTTCGGCAACACCCCCTAGATTACCTCGAAGGGCTGGAAAATGCCATCAAAGGCGCATTAGCTTCGGCTTCCTCAGAGGTTAGAAATCAGGTAAAAGGCATTTCAGTCGACACGACGGGTTCAACGCCCGGTCCGGTCGATGAGCAGGGGACCCCGCTGGCTTTGTTGCCCCAGTTTGCCGAGAATCCCAACGGCATGTTTATTCTCTGGAAAGACCACACGGCGAACGGAGAGGCCGAAGAAATCAACAAGCTAGCCCACCGCTGGGACGTAGATTATACCAAATATGTCGGCGGAATTTATTCATCAGAATGGTTTTGGGCCAAGATTTTACGCACGTTGCGGGTGGATGATGCCATTCGGCAGGCGGCTTTTTCCTGGGTGGAGCATTGTGACTGGATTTCGGCGGTACTGACGGGCAACACAAACCCACTGACGCTGAAACGCAGCCGTACGGCTGCCGGGCATAAAGCGCTCTGGCACGAAGAATTTGACGGTTTGCCCTCCGAAGAATTTCTGACAACCCTCGACCCGCTGCTGAGCGGTCTGCGTGATCGGCTTTTTAGCAAGAGCTATACCTCGGACGAGGCGATGGGAACGATTTCGGCGGAATGGGCAGAAAAGCTGGGTTTACCAACGGATGTAGTCATCGGCGTCGGTAGTTTCGATGCGCACATGGGCGCAGTGGGTGCCAATATCGAATCGTATTCTTTGGTAAAAGTAATCGGAACGTCCACCTGCGACATGCTGATGGCTCCCAACGAGGCGGTGGGGCATTTGCTGATTCGGGGGATTTGCGGTCAGGTTGATGGATCAATTGTGCCGGGGATGTTGGGCATGGAAGCGGGCCAATCGGCATTTGGTGACCTTTACGCCTGGTTTAGTCGCCTCGTGCTCGGACCGGTTGCCGAATTACTGACGAAGCAAGGAAAAGAAGAGTTATTGCCTTCCCTGCAAGCTTCTTTGATTCCGCATCTGGCGGAACATGCTAGCAAGCTAGCTATTACAGAAAAAGATATTGTCGCCATTGACTGGCTAAATGGTCGCCGGACGCCCGATGCCAATCACACGCTGAAAGGCGCCATTGCGGGCCTGAATCTGGGGAGCGATGCCGCCCGGGTCTTTAAGTCGCTCGTGGAAGCAACGGCTTACGGGGCGCGCCGAATCGCCGAACGGTTTGTGGAAGAAGGGGTGCCCATTCAACAAGTGATTGCCATTGGTGGGGTTGCCCGCAAATCGTCTTACGTGATGCAGACCTTGGCCGATGTCATGAACGTACCCATCAAAGTCGCCGAATCAGACCAGTGCTGCGCTCGCGGTGCGGCCGTTTGTGCCGCCGTAGCGTCGGGTATTTACCCAACTTTCGCCGAAGCGCAGCAAGCCATGGCTTCTCCTTTCGACGCTGTTTACGAGCCACGCCCGGAGATTGCGGCGGTGTATGAGAAACTGTATCAGCGCTATCTGGAACTAGGCGCTTTTATTGAACAAAACCAAGCCAGTGTAACGGCCAAACCAAGTCCGACCTTAAACGCATAA